The following are from one region of the Vanessa cardui chromosome 3, ilVanCard2.1, whole genome shotgun sequence genome:
- the LOC124543502 gene encoding uncharacterized protein LOC124543502, producing MEDPQNENTQRESGENRVEDLYLDRVVASQPEIGPTPPDGGYGWLIVFSAIVYHITVPTILILYGLIILKSIREEDHEVGEKMKIWDVDVALMPVIMVVIRLLLESWCRAVVKIFNMPRFTALAGLCLTVAGVLLSSYSTSTYSNNHIVNIFSGIFAGAGCALTGQQTDVIITHYFREKLTIAQRLVRMAPSLGNVLACLLVGYLCTIYTSDIVVMIYGAILMQNCLFLAAYTRPIYIERVIRTTYNMLRAVEDDDEVIFSNQSPNQRPTETQNATRSPTTIAENVVSTQDEETDVVVFKSKRDAKEILDPEVRHRENNTQARFSSDFSAMYDGPSTNRFSSDFGALDITSYSRISGYQELENIDRDVQIPQPLYRETTVNAPSNSLVFTSDVTPGTARRTATLKKNFITVVNMLLDLNFYLYTLLHLCTTFSILILGLVFPAMMWELNTSMNIWSVASMTAIAHGAALMFIMLCIALPKNINEKARLCATFCVCGAIGFYGITLSTSKSFLTVWCMFASFSTAASSVLQQPLYNALNEFDTTATMTTANAIVAIIIMVWSLVYNYEYKTCFFIASLLQTGTACVFFAASFRRRR from the exons GACAGAGTAGTAGCTTCACAACCAGAAATCGGACCAACCCCTCCAGATGGGGGATACGGATGGCTGATTGTCTTCTCCGCGATAGTGTATCATATAACCGTGcctacaatattaattttatatggattgataattttaaaatcgataCGAGAGGAGGACCATGAGGTTGGCGAAAAAATGAAGATATGGGACGTTGATGTAGCACTTATGCCCGTTATTATGGTGGTGATTAGGCTACTTCTAGAGTCATGGTGCAGAGCTGTTGTGAAGATTTTCAATATGCCAAGATTCACTGCATTAGCTGGCTTGTGTTTGACCGTGGCTGGCGTGCTATTGTCAAGTTACTCCACAAGCACATACAGTAATAACCACATTGTGAACATATTTTCGGGAATATTTGCTG GTGCAGGATGCGCTTTAACTGGTCAGCAAACAGATGTCATCATCACTCACTACTTCAGAGAGAAACTTACGATTGCGCAAAGACTCGTACGCATGGCACCTTCCCTTGGCAACGTATTGGCGTGCCTTCTGGTCGGCTATCTGTGCACTATTTACACAAGTGATATAGTTGTAATGATTTATGGAGCTATACTTATGCAAAACTGTCTCTTCCTTGCCGCTTACACTCGGCCAATATATATCGAAAGAGTTATTCGAACAACTTATAACATGCTTCGAGCTGTTGAAGATGATGATGAAGTGATATTTTCGAATCAGAGTCCAAATCAAAGACCGACTGAAACACAAAATGCAACCAGAAGTCCGACTACGATCGCCGAAAATGTCGTGTCGACTCAAGACGAAGAAACTGATGTTGtcgtttttaaatcaaaacgcGATGCAAAAGAAATTCTCGACCCAGAGGTGCGACACAGAGAGAATAACACACAAGCGAGATTTTCATCAGATTTCAGTGCAATGTACGATGGTCCTTCGACGAACAGATTTTCGTCGGACTTTGGAGCTCTCGACATAACAAGTTATAGTCGAATAAGCGGTTATCAGGAACTGGAGAACATTGACAGAGACGTACAAATTCCTCAGCCTCTCTACAGGGAAACAACAGTGAACGCTCCTTCAAACAGTCTGGTCTTTACGTCAGATGTAACTCCAGGAACAGCAAGACGGACGGCTACTTTGAAAAAGAACTTCATAACGGTCGTTAATATGTTACTCGACTTAAATTTCTACTTATACACGCTATTACACCTGTGCACTACTTTTTCGATACTTATATTAGGGTTGGTGTTTCCTGCGATGATGTGGGAATTAAACACTTCGATGAACATCTGGTCG GTAGCGTCGATGACAGCTATAGCTCATGGGGCGGCGCTCATGTTTATAATGCTATGCATTGCATTAccaaaaaacataaatgaaaaggCACGATTATGTGCTACCTTCTGCGTTTGTGGTGCTATTGGCTTTTAcg GTATAACCCTTTCAACAAGCAAAAGTTTCCTGACTGTATGGTGCATGTTCGCAAGTTTTTCAACAGCAGCGTCGAGCGTCCTCCAACAGCCGCTTTACAACGCGCTTAATGAGTTCGACACAACAGCGACAATGACCACAGCTAACGCCATCGTCGCCATCATCATAATGGTGTGGTCACTTGTGTATAATTACGAATATAAAACATGTTTCTTTATTGCCAGCCTCTTGCAGACAGGTACAGCATGTGTTTTCTTCGCAGCCTCATTTAGAAGAAGAAgataa